The genomic window attcattacatAGCCATCTGATTTTGATCTCACTGAGGCCCACGCCATCTCTCTTTTCTATCTATCTATTCTGATTTCTGCATAACACAGAACAATTCCATCCTCTCCAAAATTCCTTCTTTTTCGGATACAACAAAAACAACACAACGATTCTTCCCAGCTTCCCCTCATTCCTCCACTCTCTTCAAAAGGGTAACTTTAATTGCTCTTTGATTCTTCAATCACCCAAAAAGTGTTCATTTTTATCAGAAAAATTTTATGGGGTTTATTTAATTTGTCTATTTGTTGTGAAATCTTTcgtgctttttcgtttcttttgcTTTCTCGGTTTAAATGTGAAAACTTTGTGTCTTGATTTGCGCCTGGATTGTTGCAAGTGGTTgtgattttccttttttttttctttttatgatggggttttctctattttgtgtttCAGAAAGGATCCAAAATTTTTGGGTTTTGTTTCTATTCATGTGAAGGTTCCTTTTGAGCTGCGGAGTCTAAGGTATgcccattctctctctctctctctctctctctctctctgtaaaTTGTGATTGAAGTTTGTTGATTGATTTTTTGCTCTTATGTATCTGAGGGTAAAAGGGGTAGTCAGAAAAATGAAGAGATAATATAGTGATTTGCGTCTGATGTAATTCTGAGCAACTTATGGTCGTATTTCAAGTTTGTTCTAGGCAGTATTTTAACTTTTGGAGGATATAATGAAATAGAATGACCCAAGATTCTTGCTTTTGTATGGTTTGTTTTTGTTCCCTACAACAATAAAGTGAATTCAGGCATGTGGATTGTGGTTTTTGTggttttttcttagttattaattactTTAATGGTTATTGTTTTGTGCAATTATAATTAACCGGTTTTGGTGTCACTTATAGGTGACTTCTAGTTTTGAGATGGACAGTGGGAATAAGGTAGATAATGGTTTTCAGCATTTGTTGAATGGGACTATCGAAGACACGCTGCAGAGTGAGTTGGAAAGGATACTGCAAGAGCAGCGCAATCAGCAGTTTATCAATCGAGAAAGGGATCTAAACATTTATCGAAGTGGAAGCGCACCCCCGACTGTAGAGGGATCATTAAGTGCTTTTGGTAGTCTAAGGAACTCTGATTTTGGGGCAATAAATAGTAGGAGTGGTAACAATAATGGGTTTTTGACTGAAGATGAGATTCGTTCGCATCCAGCGTATCTTTCTTATTATTACTCGCATGAGAGTATAAATCCTAGGTTACCTCCACCACTGTTGTCGAAAGAAGATTGGCGTGTTACACAAAGGTTTCAGGTTGGAGGATCTCCATATGATGGATTTGGGGATTGGAGGAAGAAGATGGTTGCAAATGGTGATAGTTCATCGCTGTTTTCGATGCAACCAGGATTTCCTGTGCAACAAGCAGAGAATGATTTGATGGAATTGAGGAAAGCCAGTTTGCAAAATTCCTCTAGGCAGGGTTCAGCTCAGTTGCTGGACCGCCATATGGATTTGGCTAGAATAGGGGCCGGAGCTGGTGTTGGTGGAAGGAGAACACCTATTGCTGATATTCTTCAGGTAATTGATTAATTCCAATCCCAATTGCATGTGTATTTTGGTTCTAGGTGAGACATTTTCAGTGCATTCGACTTTGAGGTGTCATTTTTACTTGCAACTATGATTCAGTTGCATAATTGGTCTTTACATGCTCTTGCCTTATCCTTCGATTTCTGACaatgggcttgtttgggtgagcttttgagaaaagatcttttttcgagttatctttctttaaaagatcttatagagaagtaaaagtaattttatgtttggatatctcatgtaaaaaggtctttttatctatcaattatgtttgggtataacaatataaaagtactttttttgtttatttattacacgaaaaacatcttttttttaaggaaaaactcaaaaaagatcttttaaaaaaagatgtaaattacagcttctcaaaaaagatcttttttttattttactagtgcttttacttttactactagaaaattgccaaacacgttaaaaaataaaaaaaagatctttttttaacaaaataatgacgCCCAAACATACACAATATCCTTGACCTTCCAGTAAGGTGAAACTGTTTGTCACTTCCATAATTTATGGCTTGTGTTTGTgagtgttttaaattttaatgtaaagaaaaaaaagaagtgcTACGAAAAGCTGTGTTGCTATTTTTTAGTGTTCAATCATCAGCATTTTGTTATGCTTATAACTGAATTTAGTGTTTTACCAGGAAGGACTTGATCAACCTACTTCTTTGTCTAGCAATATGTCACGTGCAGTGAGTCACAATACATTTGGCGATATTTTGGATTCAAATGGCATTGTTGATCGTGAGTCTTTGGAGGGCTTGCGTTCTTCAGCTTCCACTCCTGGTTTGATTGGTCTTCAAACTCACGGTGTCAATGGTACTCATAGTTTTTCATCTGCTGTGGGTTCTTCTTTGTCTAGAGTTACAACCCCTGAACCACAGGTTATTGGGAGACCGCTTGGATCCGGTGTTCCTCCATTGGGTGGTAAAGTTTTCTCTGTTGAGAAAAGTGTTAATGGCTTGGGGACCCATATTGGTCATTCTTCTAGTATGACTGATATTGCCGATATAGCGTCTTCATTATCAGGGTTAAGTTTGTCTGCTGCTAGGCACGCGGAGCAAGAGAATCTTTTAAAAGCTAAGCTACAAATGGAAGTTGATAATCATTCCAATGTTCTGTTAAATGCACAGAACAATGTTAGTTTGGCCAGACATAATGGGCTAGTAGCAAACTTTAACACATTTGGTTCAAATGATCAAATCAATCTACTGAAAAAAACAGCTTCTTTTGCCAGTTTGCGCTCGAAAGTGCACTCTAGTGGAAATATGACAAGTTTGCCAAATATAGACTACACTGGCCATGTTACTGCCTCATATCCTGTAAACTCGAAATCAAATGCTGTATACAATAATCAACTTGAAAcaggtctctctctctctctctctgtgtgtgtgtgtgtatgtgtgtgtgtgtgtgtgtgtgtgtgttgaaaTTTAATTTAAGCCGGTGTAATTTAGCCTTGTTAATTAGCATTAACAGTTCAGTGTTTCGGTTCCAGCTTTGAGGAGTTGCAGAGATGGACAAAGTTTAGAGGCACTGGCAAATCAGATTGGTGTTGACCTTCATTGTACAAATATGGATCCGCGCTTAATACAATGCTTGCAGCAAAGTTCTGATTACTCAATGCATGGGGTGAGTGGTTCCAGTGATCCTTCTCAAATGAGGAACTTTTCTGATACCTCAAATGGAGAATTAGAGGGATTTCGGAAAGCATATCTTGATTCACTTCTAGCTCAGCAAAAGCAACAATATGAACTCCCACTCCTGAGCAAATCCGGGCTTATGAATCCTAGGTTCTATGGCAGTCAGCCATATGGTATTGGGATGCCATATACAGGGAAACAGCTTGCAAGTTCCTCACTTACTTCCCTTGGATCTGGAAATCCATTGTTTGAGAATGAACGTTTATCTCGCTTGAATTCTATGATTAGAAGCTCAATGGGAGGTTCTAGTGGCTCATGGCCTGCTGATATTGGCAATAACATGGACGGAAGATTTCCTTCGTCCTTACTGGATGAGTTCAAGAACAACAAGGCTAGAACTTTTGAACTTCTAGACATTGTTGATCATGTGGTTCACTTTAGGTATGAATGTTGCACCTGAATTGTTGTTCCTAATCATATAACGCTCTGTTAGTCTGAATTATAATCTCTTACATAATGCAGTACCGATCAGTATGGCAGCCGATTTATTCAGCAGAAACTAGAAACAGCTTCGGTAGAGGAGAAGACCAAGATATTTCCCGAGATCATTCCTCATGCTCGTACCTTGATGACTGATGTCTTTGGAAATTACGTTATACAAAAAGTACAATTAACTTCTAATATTGAATATCGAGTACCGTCATGAATATGTTCCTTTGGTTTGgttgttcattctattttatcGTGCTTGACATTGCAGTTTTTCGAGCATGGTACGGAAGATCAAAGAAAGGAATTAGCCAGCCAGCTTACAGGTTATGTTTTACCTCTTAGCCTGCAAATGTATGGCTGCAGAGTGATTCAGAAGGTGCCTTTCAAGCCTTAAATTCTCATATTTCCTATTCATATGCTTTATCTAAGTCTAGTTTCCCCATTTTTTGTATAAGATATGTGCTGGTTCAATATTTCACATTGTCAAGTTGTATCACATCAATCTTACATGGTCCTTTGGTGTATAATTGGTAATCGCTATGATTTGAGAAGGAAGTTGAAGTTCCTATGTGGTTTGCAGTGAATATTGGTATTTATTGTTACATGGAAATAGTTTAAAGAACCGAGCCCCCAACCCGAACGGTTTCGTTCTGTTTATTGTTTGCTCTTTAGATGTGCCAGATAAATCAGTGTATTCTTTCAAATCTCAGCTAAATTTGTTAACAGGCCTTGGAGGTTGTTGATGTAGAGCAGCAGACTCAAATGGTTTCAGAACTCGACGGTGCAATAATGAAATGTGTACGGGATCAAAATGGAAACCACGTTATTCAGAAGTGTATAGAGTGTGTCCCTCAAGATAGAATTCAGTTTATTGTCTCATCTTTCTATGGTCAAGTTGTTGCACTTTCTACTCATCCCTACGGTTGCCGTGTTATTCAGGTCAGAAAATTGCACGtggtattttatgttttattgagCTAGTGATGAGCTTTTCTATTTTATAATCGTATTGAACATGTGGATGTTAACAGAGGGTTCTAGAACATTGTGATGCTCTAAATACACAACAAATTATAATGGATGAAATCATGCAATCTGTATGCACTTTAGCACAGGATCAATATGGAAATTATGTTATTCAGGTACGAAGCATTCAACAATGTGTTTGTTCGATTAGAGATTATTTTGAATACACATCAGCAGGCTGTGTTGTTATCTTTTTGAGTACTTTATCTTATGCATATTACTTAATTGTTGTGTACTTTATCTTCATTTTGTTACTTCTAAATACCATGCTTCTCTCTTGAAGCATATCCTCGAACATGGTAAACCAGATGAAAGGACAGCTATTATTAGCAAGCTTGCAGGACAAATTGTTAAAATGAGTCAACAAAAGTTTGCTTCTAATGTTATTGAGAAGTGCTTGGCTTTCGGTAGTCCTGAAGAACGCCAGATTTTGGTGAATGAAATGCTTGGTAACTCTGATGAGAATGAGCCATTACAGGTTTGGCCCCTTTCATCTCATTAATTAAATCTATAAATaaatatgatagaattaaaatgATCAAATCAGAGGCACTTCCTGAGTTGGATTATGACAATGAAATCGCAGGCTATGATGAAGGATCCTTTTGGTAATTATGTTGTTCAAAAAGTGCTCGAGACTTGCGATGATCGAAGTCTTGAGCTGATTCTTTCTCGCATCAAGGTTCACTTAAATGCTCTGAAGCAGTATACCTACGGCAAGCACATAGTTTCCCGCGTGGAGAAGCTCATAACCACTGGAGGTAAAGAATTCAGTTACTACTTTTTGTGAATTGTTCAGGAAGCAATGGAATTTCTAATAATTCGATTGGCCTCATTTGCAGAAAGGCGCATAGGGTTGTTAGCCTAATCTACTAGCTCCTCCTCAAGCATCATAATTGAAGTCTTGATGACAAATCGTCCTCCTCCTCGCGCCACCACATAAATCCGTTGTACAGCTAACATGGATGTTAGCCTAATTTACTAGCTCCTCCTCAAGCATCATAATTGAAGTCTTGATAACAAATCGTCCTCCTCCTCGCGCCACCGCATAAATCCGTTGTACAGCTAACATGGATGTTAATATATCCCTAAGTTTTGATTAAGTATTGGAGGgacaattgaataaattaatttttcttactaTGGTTTGGTTTTGTTACTATTAACTCCATAAAGAGAGTTGAGTTAGGATGCAAAGATTAGGGTGATGGCAATgtgtcttttttttcttttccagtgTACATGAAAATCCATTGTTCTGTAAAGCAAATCAATGGTAAAAGATTCATTGCAATAACTGGAGTCTGTAGTTGAGACTCTCAACTTCAACTTTAAATGTGTAAATAATACTGCTTCTCGGCTGATATTGTCTTTTTATCTCTGGCTTCTGTCTTTTAACTGCATTTATTCATTTGTGTAATGTGTTTAGACTATGGATTTAAATTGTTCAGAGCTATAAATACAATAAATTAGGAGTAGAAAGTCTTAATGAAAGAAACATGAGTTTTCTAAATCTTAAATACATTCGTTGAGAGATCTAAATTTTTTAGGTCAAATTATTCTGGTAgtctttgtaatttttttaaatttgtaacTAGGACTttacatttaaaaattttttatttagattcCTACATCACTTTTTAGATTTGTAATTAGATCTTTTTTATCTTTAGCATATTTAAAACTAGTTAAATGTTTTTGGAATAACAATGAAACTTATAACTGTGTGAAGAtctcattaaaattttttataaatttggtaaaattatagGTATTAACAgaataatttaatcaattttttacTTGTGTTATTCTTTTAGCTCAAACCTTTGATGAGGTGCTTAACGTACTTTTGACAAAAATCTAAAGTTATTTGACCCAAAAGAAAAGTATTTTGTGTATGCATAAATATAAGTTTAGATCT from Arachis ipaensis cultivar K30076 chromosome B09, Araip1.1, whole genome shotgun sequence includes these protein-coding regions:
- the LOC107618193 gene encoding pumilio homolog 4 isoform X2, with translation MDSGNKVDNGFQHLLNGTIEDTLQSELERILQEQRNQQFINRERDLNIYRSGSAPPTVEGSLSAFGSLRNSDFGAINSRSGNNNGFLTEDEIRSHPAYLSYYYSHESINPRLPPPLLSKEDWRVTQRFQVGGSPYDGFGDWRKKMVANGDSSSLFSMQPGFPVQQAENDLMELRKASLQNSSRQGSAQLLDRHMDLARIGAGAGVGGRRTPIADILQEGLDQPTSLSSNMSRAVSHNTFGDILDSNGIVDRESLEGLRSSASTPGLIGLQTHGVNGTHSFSSAVGSSLSRVTTPEPQVIGRPLGSGVPPLGGKVFSVEKSVNGLGTHIGHSSSMTDIADIASSLSGLSLSAARHAEQENLLKAKLQMEVDNHSNVLLNAQNNVSLARHNGLVANFNTFGSNDQINLLKKTASFASLRSKVHSSGNMTSLPNIDYTGHVTASYPVNSKSNAVYNNQLETALRSCRDGQSLEALANQIGVDLHCTNMDPRLIQCLQQSSDYSMHGVSGSSDPSQMRNFSDTSNGELEGFRKAYLDSLLAQQKQQYELPLLSKSGLMNPRFYGSQPYGIGMPYTGKQLASSSLTSLGSGNPLFENERLSRLNSMIRSSMGGSSGSWPADIGNNMDGRFPSSLLDEFKNNKARTFELLDIVDHVVHFSTDQYGSRFIQQKLETASVEEKTKIFPEIIPHARTLMTDVFGNYVIQKFFEHGTEDQRKELASQLTGYVLPLSLQMYGCRVIQKALEVVDVEQQTQMVSELDGAIMKCVRDQNGNHVIQKCIECVPQDRIQFIVSSFYGQVVALSTHPYGCRVIQHILEHGKPDERTAIISKLAGQIVKMSQQKFASNVIEKCLAFGSPEERQILVNEMLGNSDENEPLQAMMKDPFGNYVVQKVLETCDDRSLELILSRIKVHLNALKQYTYGKHIVSRVEKLITTGERRIGLLA
- the LOC107618193 gene encoding pumilio homolog 4 isoform X1; the protein is MDSGNKVDNGFQHLLNGTIEDTLQSELERILQEQRNQQFINRERDLNIYRSGSAPPTVEGSLSAFGSLRNSDFGAINSRSGNNNGFLTEDEIRSHPAYLSYYYSHESINPRLPPPLLSKEDWRVTQRFQVGGSPYDGFGDWRKKMVANGDSSSLFSMQPGFPVQQAENDLMELRKASLQNSSRQGSAQLLDRHMDLARIGAGAGVGGRRTPIADILQEGLDQPTSLSSNMSRAVSHNTFGDILDSNGIVDRESLEGLRSSASTPGLIGLQTHGVNGTHSFSSAVGSSLSRVTTPEPQVIGRPLGSGVPPLGGKVFSVEKSVNGLGTHIGHSSSMTDIADIASSLSGLSLSAARHAEQENLLKAKLQMEVDNHSNVLLNAQNNVSLARHNGLVANFNTFGSNDQINLLKKTASFASLRSKVHSSGNMTSLPNIDYTGHVTASYPVNSKSNAVYNNQLETALRSCRDGQSLEALANQIGVDLHCTNMDPRLIQCLQQSSDYSMHGVSGSSDPSQMRNFSDTSNGELEGFRKAYLDSLLAQQKQQYELPLLSKSGLMNPRFYGSQPYGIGMPYTGKQLASSSLTSLGSGNPLFENERLSRLNSMIRSSMGGSSGSWPADIGNNMDGRFPSSLLDEFKNNKARTFELLDIVDHVVHFSTDQYGSRFIQQKLETASVEEKTKIFPEIIPHARTLMTDVFGNYVIQKFFEHGTEDQRKELASQLTGYVLPLSLQMYGCRVIQKALEVVDVEQQTQMVSELDGAIMKCVRDQNGNHVIQKCIECVPQDRIQFIVSSFYGQVVALSTHPYGCRVIQRVLEHCDALNTQQIIMDEIMQSVCTLAQDQYGNYVIQHILEHGKPDERTAIISKLAGQIVKMSQQKFASNVIEKCLAFGSPEERQILVNEMLGNSDENEPLQAMMKDPFGNYVVQKVLETCDDRSLELILSRIKVHLNALKQYTYGKHIVSRVEKLITTGERRIGLLA